A window of the Thermostichus vulcanus str. 'Rupite' genome harbors these coding sequences:
- a CDS encoding L-lactate MFS transporter, whose protein sequence is MFAKFISNSNDTSLLTATGASEADFTLFGQPARQGRWLFIPLGILVLLCLGTVYSWSIFRKPLEAELGIPTADSLLPYTFALVFYAALMPITGFVIPRWGSRRVLALGGSIVGLGYILASFANTIGWVTLSYGALAGAGVGIAYGVPMVVVARWLPDRKGLAVGLTIIGFGLSPLITAPLANYWIEALGVRSTLRLLGILFGVVIVALSTQLKLPPTDWIPVRAESIPAQISGHFSSHSSALFKTRSFYGLWICYAIGTLIGLSAIGISSPVGEELIGLDPTLAASSVALFAIFNGLSRPLFGWLADHFQPHQVATGSYGLVILACGLMMVSPQGSLVSYWVAFSLLWFCLGGWLAMAPTLTLRLFNPARYAQNYGVVFTAYGVGALTGTMITGQIRDWLGSYSYIFYGMAVLAILGILVANVFLREMMVEAK, encoded by the coding sequence ATGTTTGCCAAATTCATTTCAAACTCAAACGATACGTCTCTGCTTACAGCAACGGGTGCTTCAGAAGCAGACTTCACCTTATTTGGACAACCGGCTCGCCAGGGCCGCTGGCTCTTCATTCCCCTTGGGATCCTTGTGCTGCTGTGCTTGGGAACGGTGTATTCCTGGAGCATTTTCCGCAAGCCTCTCGAAGCCGAACTAGGGATCCCGACCGCCGATAGTCTGCTCCCCTACACCTTTGCCCTGGTGTTCTACGCCGCCCTGATGCCCATTACGGGGTTTGTCATTCCTCGCTGGGGATCCCGGCGGGTGCTGGCTTTGGGGGGTAGCATTGTGGGCCTGGGCTACATCCTGGCCAGTTTTGCCAACACGATTGGCTGGGTCACCCTCAGCTATGGCGCTCTCGCCGGCGCGGGGGTGGGGATAGCCTATGGGGTGCCGATGGTGGTGGTGGCGCGTTGGCTGCCGGATCGCAAAGGACTAGCGGTGGGGTTGACCATCATCGGCTTTGGTTTGTCCCCTCTGATCACAGCTCCCTTAGCCAATTATTGGATCGAAGCGCTCGGTGTTCGGTCAACCCTACGGTTGCTCGGGATCCTCTTTGGGGTCGTGATTGTCGCCCTATCTACCCAGCTCAAGTTGCCCCCCACCGACTGGATCCCGGTTCGGGCAGAATCTATCCCCGCACAAATCTCCGGCCATTTCTCCAGCCATTCTTCTGCTCTGTTCAAAACTCGGTCTTTTTACGGGTTGTGGATCTGCTACGCCATCGGTACCTTGATCGGGTTAAGTGCGATTGGCATCTCCAGCCCGGTTGGAGAAGAACTGATCGGCTTGGATCCCACGTTGGCTGCCAGTAGCGTGGCTTTGTTTGCCATTTTTAATGGGCTAAGTCGTCCCCTATTCGGTTGGTTGGCCGACCACTTTCAACCCCATCAGGTGGCCACAGGATCCTATGGCTTGGTGATTCTGGCCTGTGGGCTGATGATGGTCTCGCCCCAGGGATCCTTGGTGTCCTATTGGGTGGCGTTTTCGTTGCTGTGGTTCTGTCTGGGGGGCTGGCTGGCGATGGCCCCTACTCTGACCCTGCGCCTGTTTAACCCCGCTCGCTATGCCCAAAACTATGGGGTTGTCTTTACCGCCTATGGGGTTGGGGCCTTGACCGGGACGATGATCACCGGGCAGATCCGCGACTGGCTGGGCAGCTATAGCTATATCTTCTACGGGATGGCGGTTTTGGCGATACTGGGGATCCTGGTGGCCAACGTTTTTTTGAGGGAGATGATGGTGGAGGCGAAGTGA
- the ssuE gene encoding NADPH-dependent FMN reductase — MPDILLLSGSPSASSRSEAVLHHAAGILANSGLTTQFVSVRDLPPEDLVLAKFDSPQLKQIQEKVAQAAGIILSAPVYKASYPGVFKALLDLLDQDALTGKVILPIATAGTLAHLLSIDFAMKPVLAVMGATHILKGIYILSSQIQFDAAGTLQLEPDIEERLQTGIQALVQAVNR; from the coding sequence ATGCCTGATATCCTTCTGCTCTCTGGGAGTCCTAGTGCTTCTTCTCGCTCGGAAGCTGTCTTACATCATGCCGCCGGGATCCTGGCCAATTCGGGATTGACCACTCAGTTCGTTTCGGTGCGAGATTTGCCTCCCGAAGATCTGGTGCTGGCCAAGTTTGATAGCCCTCAGCTCAAGCAGATTCAAGAAAAGGTGGCCCAAGCCGCTGGGATCATCCTCTCTGCCCCCGTTTACAAAGCTTCTTATCCGGGTGTGTTTAAGGCCCTGCTGGATTTGCTGGATCAGGATGCCCTCACGGGTAAGGTGATTCTGCCCATCGCAACTGCGGGCACTTTGGCCCACTTGCTCTCCATCGACTTTGCCATGAAACCTGTGCTGGCAGTGATGGGGGCAACCCATATTTTGAAAGGGATTTACATCCTCAGTTCTCAAATTCAGTTCGATGCTGCCGGAACCCTCCAGTTGGAGCCTGACATCGAAGAACGCCTGCAAACTGGGATCCAAGCCCTTGTGCAAGCGGTGAACCGGTAA